From a region of the Nonlabens sp. Hel1_33_55 genome:
- a CDS encoding response regulator codes for MRLFLFYAVLLSSSHSLFAQKEPSKRRLPDPPYNFSVQELDSVLELAYESYFEGNYVSILQKAPDLIDYAEEIDELQIKTRLRAVLGNAFIQLGDRENAAALYKEALKEAAQRKDTFQFVNTYINLGNTYFDTDEDLAINYYTKALELGKNGSRDPHYIIIHHNLAEIYVKRDQPGKAQFHLDNVISALDDPSITNRKEQFIPTSQSIQGSIYLIQELYYRSIESSLQALENDRDDIDESYRILAYKNLLTAYEKTRQFELLSDVHKVYDSLITNRYENEKIRQQQLANSKYKADRYRQELVNSEFETKLMKQQTEQDETLIWTFAILGLLLLILISTLLYTREKRNKLLKILQIKNAQYLEAKDQSEKLAQKNTKFLSTISHELRTPLYGIIGLSSVFLNDKELDKYDEEFNSLKFSADYLLSLVNDILNINKFESEKGRKLQEEHFNLSLLMNSIVQSFQFLNQKNNNTLTLQIDPRIPEVLYGDKTKLSQVIMNLLSNASKFTLDGSITITVDQKTNDGKNTTLSFAVEDTGRGIEESNQKEVFEEFTQVPATISEGGTGLGLPIVNKLLKILNSQLEMDSTYGIGTTFSFVLPLKIGSKQEMESTINDRDIKKLDHKKLLIVDDNKINQLVTQKVLEQYHLDHDTANNGQEAVDMVKANSYDYILMDINMPVMNGIDATIEIRNLGIETPIIALTAADDLNLERDIYGHGINSILVKPYHTEQLLALLINHMS; via the coding sequence ATGAGGTTATTCCTATTTTATGCTGTACTGCTCTCTAGTAGTCATTCTTTATTTGCGCAAAAGGAACCATCAAAGAGGAGATTACCAGATCCACCATACAACTTTAGTGTACAGGAATTGGATTCCGTTTTGGAACTCGCCTATGAATCTTATTTTGAGGGTAATTATGTTTCCATTCTTCAAAAGGCGCCTGACCTTATAGACTATGCAGAAGAGATTGATGAGTTACAGATCAAGACTCGGCTAAGAGCGGTATTAGGTAATGCTTTTATTCAACTGGGCGATCGTGAGAACGCGGCTGCGCTTTACAAGGAAGCTTTGAAAGAGGCTGCCCAGCGCAAGGATACCTTTCAATTTGTCAATACGTATATCAATTTAGGTAATACCTATTTTGATACTGATGAAGATCTTGCCATTAATTATTATACCAAGGCTTTAGAACTAGGAAAAAATGGTTCCAGAGATCCACATTACATCATTATCCATCATAATCTGGCAGAGATTTACGTAAAAAGGGATCAACCTGGAAAGGCGCAATTTCATCTGGATAATGTTATATCTGCACTCGATGATCCCAGCATCACGAATCGCAAAGAACAATTCATTCCTACATCTCAAAGTATCCAGGGAAGTATCTATTTGATACAAGAGCTGTATTACAGGTCTATTGAGAGTTCACTTCAGGCATTAGAAAATGATCGCGATGACATAGATGAGAGCTACCGAATCTTAGCTTATAAAAATCTTTTAACTGCCTATGAGAAAACCAGACAGTTTGAGCTGCTCAGTGATGTGCACAAGGTGTATGATTCGTTAATAACGAATCGTTACGAGAACGAAAAAATCAGGCAGCAGCAGCTGGCCAACTCAAAATATAAGGCAGACCGCTATCGTCAGGAATTGGTGAATTCAGAGTTTGAAACTAAACTCATGAAGCAGCAAACCGAGCAGGATGAGACCTTGATCTGGACTTTTGCGATATTAGGTTTACTTCTTTTGATTTTGATATCTACACTTTTATATACGCGTGAAAAACGCAACAAGCTTTTGAAGATCCTTCAGATAAAAAACGCTCAATATCTAGAAGCTAAAGATCAATCTGAAAAGCTGGCTCAAAAGAACACTAAGTTCTTATCCACTATTAGCCATGAACTGCGTACTCCACTTTACGGTATTATAGGCTTATCATCTGTTTTTCTAAATGATAAGGAATTGGATAAGTATGACGAAGAATTCAATTCCCTAAAATTCTCTGCTGACTATTTGCTATCATTAGTAAATGACATTCTGAATATCAACAAGTTTGAATCAGAGAAAGGTAGAAAGCTTCAAGAAGAGCATTTCAATTTATCGCTATTGATGAATAGCATTGTACAATCCTTTCAATTTCTCAACCAGAAGAATAATAATACACTCACTCTACAAATCGATCCTAGGATACCAGAGGTGCTATACGGAGATAAAACAAAACTTTCCCAGGTGATTATGAACCTCTTGAGTAATGCCAGTAAGTTTACGTTAGACGGCTCTATTACTATCACTGTTGATCAAAAGACCAATGACGGTAAAAACACAACGCTATCATTTGCCGTCGAAGATACCGGTCGTGGGATTGAAGAAAGTAACCAAAAAGAGGTCTTTGAAGAGTTCACACAAGTACCGGCGACTATCTCAGAAGGAGGAACAGGCCTTGGCCTACCCATAGTGAATAAACTTCTTAAGATACTTAACAGCCAGTTAGAGATGGACAGTACGTATGGCATAGGGACGACTTTTTCATTTGTTTTACCTCTCAAGATAGGCTCTAAACAAGAAATGGAATCGACCATCAACGATAGAGACATAAAGAAACTGGATCATAAAAAATTACTGATTGTTGATGACAACAAGATCAATCAGTTGGTGACGCAAAAAGTTCTGGAACAATATCATCTGGATCATGATACAGCAAACAATGGTCAAGAGGCCGTTGACATGGTTAAAGCCAATAGCTATGATTATATATTGATGGATATCAATATGCCGGTCATGAATGGGATTGACGCTACCATTGAAATACGCAATTTGGGAATTGAAACACCAATCATTGCTCTTACCGCGGCAGACGATCTTAACCTAGAAAGAGATATTTATGGTCACGGCATCAATAGCATATTGGTAAAGCCTTACCATACAGAACAATTGCTCGCACTTCTCATTAATCACATGTCTTAA